A region from the Rosa rugosa chromosome 6, drRosRugo1.1, whole genome shotgun sequence genome encodes:
- the LOC133713509 gene encoding uncharacterized protein LOC133713509 isoform X2: MPSGETSKKGAKRAKIHDKAAQTADVSVGQQRNDPMRESEGNLGCPPRMPTEAEPISTEGQATEKPKIPPRGKAKLLEIGKKKRKRPILVEFNERGQPIGKNAAIFSSFIGCTARELIPITSPTWKNLSDLFKTQIWEHITTSFIVDECYKKNVIRKMIKLWRDNRSNVMKEVEKQAELVGLQRAATLFKPNNVESMNEWLALVKNRTSPSFKEMCQKFKAMRAERTLLHRTSRKSFACLEEELREQSETPDAITRSDVWIHAYEAKKKKDSDVVEDPEIVKQVKMYKAEQEPSEKCSLKDDAVAKVLGPDPRGRVRGLGFGAVPSKADYQTNVGNKVAKLENALFTQSQNMLAQSQEIQQLKEIVGAILARTEKEGNNHGSTSGQHSGNQLSQQKDKENISVTVRNSETERPQSRHSKQKNSSVQHSVDEGLQSKEKEGARTKGIKNDHNRIELLNWFQMGEEVVASAKLESKDPSAVVHHVPLGHECWKVWVLDVFEDIALYRPTSEFGKLSMAQGSTIAWPIKYIKLV, encoded by the exons ATGCCTTCTGGAGAAACCTCAAAGAAAGGTGCAAAGAGAGCCAAAATACATGATAAAGCTGCACAGACAGCTGATGTTTCAGTTGGGCAACAAAGAAATGATCCAATGAGAGAATCTGAAGGAAATTTAGGTTGTCCGCCTCGTATGCCAACTGAAGCAGAACCTATTTCAACTGAAGGTCAAGCTACAGAAAAGCCGAAAATACCACCTAGAGGTAAAGCAAAATTGTTGGagattggcaaaaaaaaaagaaaacgtcCTATCCTAGTTGAATTCAATGAAAGAGGCCAGCCAATTGGGAAAAATGCAGCTATATTCTCCTCATTTATTGGATGCACGGCAAGAGAGCTGATACCAATAACTTCACCGACTTGGAAAAATTTATCAGATTTGTTCAAAACTCAGATTTGGGAGCACATAACA ACAAGTTTCATTGTTGACGAATGCTATAAGAAAAATGTTATTCGAAAGATGATCAAGCTTTGGCGAGATAATAGATCCAATGTTATGAAAGAAGTGGAGAAGCAAGCCGAACTTGTAGGCCTACAACGTGCTGCTACCCTTTTCAAACCTAATAATGTAGAATCTATGAATGAGTGGCTAGCTCTTGTCAAAAACAGAACTAGTCCGTCATTTAAG GAAATGTGTCAAAAATTCAAAGCAATGCGGGCAGAAAGAACTTTACTCCACAGAACTAGTAGAAAAAGTTTTGCCTGTCTTGAAGAAGAATTA AGGGAACAAAGTGAAACCCCAGATGCAATAACAAGGTCTGATGTTTGGATTCATGCTTACGaagcgaagaagaagaaggattcAGATGTAGTTGAGGATCCAGAAATAGTG aAACAAGTGAAAATGTACAAGGCTGAGCAAGAACCTTCAGAGAAATGTTCTTTAAAAGATGATGCTGTTGCAAAAGTACTCGGTCCTGATCCACGAGGACGAGTAAGAGGGTTGGGATTTGGAGCGGTCCCTTCAAAGGCAGATTATCAAACCAATGTTGGAAACAAAGTTGCTAAGTTAGAGAATGCTTTATTCACTCAATCACAGAATATGCTTGCTCAATCACAAGAGATTCAACAATTGAAAGAGATAGTTGGAGCTATTTTGGCACGGACAGAGAAAGAGGGGAATAACCAT GGAAGTACCAGTGGTCAGCATTCTGGTAATCAGCTTTCACAACAAAAAGATAAGGAAAATATAAGTGTGACCGTGCGAAATTCTGAAACTGAGAGACCACAAAGCAGGCACAGTAAACAAAAGAACTCAAGTGTTCAACATTCTGTTGATGAGGGGTTGCAGAGCAAAGAAAAGGAAGGTGCAAGGACCAAGGGTATTAAGAATGATCATAATAGAATTGAGTTATTAAATTGGTTTCAGATGGGAGAAGAAGTTGTTGCAAGTGCAAAACTTGAGTCAAAGGATCCAAGTGCAGTGGTCCATCACGTGCCTCTTGGCCACGAATGTTGGAAAGTTTGGGTTCTTGATGTTTTTGAGGATATAGCTTTGTATCGACCAACCAGCGAGTTTGGAAAATTGAGTATGGCTCAAGGAAGTACAATTGCATGGCCGATCAAATACATCAAATTGGTTTAG
- the LOC133717019 gene encoding ABC transporter B family member 11-like, with protein sequence MEVPVMNQYIAAAELANAHKFITSLQHGYDTIVGERGVQLSGGQKQRVAIARAIMKAPKILLLDEATSALDAESERVVQDALDRVMVDRTTVVVAHRLSTIKGADLIAVVKNGVIAEKGKHESSSTRQTM encoded by the exons ATGGAAGTCCCTGTTATGAAT CAATATATAGCTGCAGCAGAATTGGCAAATGCCCACAAGTTCATTACTAGTTTACAACAT GGTTATGATACAATAGTGGGCGAGCGAGGGGTTCAACTGTCTGGTGGACAGAAGCAAAGGGTGGCTATTGCAAGAGCGATAATGAAGGCACCAAAGATATTACTACTAGATGAAGCCACTAGTGCTCTTGATGCTGAATCCGAACGAGTGGTTCAAGATGCACTAGATCGAGTTATGGTGGATAGAACCACAGTTGTGGTTGCACATCGTTTATCCACGATTAAGGGTGCAGATTTAATAGCAGTGGTGAAAAATGGAGTAATTGCAGAGAAAGGAAAGCATGAATCTTCAAGTACTCGGCAAACCATGTAA
- the LOC133718439 gene encoding uncharacterized protein LOC133718439 codes for MTRCPVVCKSESSFDSLTVEITTKLKETPNTNPNPAMSLNPTSSPTDLNPAKKSKPNSPELPEYELPECQIDADVLKLSPEERMRRSWLAFGEELKKNPPPKGVLPDGPKFDPSQPLPKGYAWSSYIPGSGIKSFPVRMHCIGCGLAGDHWTDDCPKKGTEEFKRNFTSIVENYLDETGKKTK; via the exons ATGACACGTTGTCCTGTTGTATGTAAAAGCGAGTCCTCCTTCGATTCTCTCACAGTCGAAATAACAACCAAATTGAAGGAGACGCCAAATACTAACCCTAACCCAGCCATGAGCCTGAACCCCACATCCTCACCAACGGACCTGAACCCAGCCAAGAAGTCGAAGCCGAACAGCCCCGAGCTACCAGAATATGAACTTCCTGAGTGCCAGATAGATGCTGATGTTCTAAAACTCTCACCAGAAGAAAGGATGCGAAGGAGTTGGTTGGCCTTTGGCGAAG aattgaagaaaaatcCTCCTCCAAAGGGTGTCTTACCCGATGGACCAAAATTCGATCCTTCACAACCTTTACCAAAGGGATATGCATGGAGTTCTTACATCCCTGGGAGTGGAATTAAATCTTTTCCTGTTAGGATGCATTGCATTGGCTGTGGCCTGGCTGGAGATCACTGGACTGATGACTGCCCAAAAAAGGGTACTGAAGAGTTCAAGAGGAATTTCACCAGTATTGTCGAGAATTATCTTGATGAGACCGGGAAAAAGACCAAGTAA
- the LOC133717545 gene encoding uncharacterized protein LOC133717545 — MDLTPPDLNPAKRSRPNSPELPDYAIDIMRHVDINERRLYCKRAEEIKNRWLEGMGKIASSYPKEVLHSRPKFDPSKPLPKGYAWTSYRPKSDHKAFAVKMHCIGCGLGLDHWPDDCPEKGTEEYERNFALLLEPNSDSDDDETETETKTKTESVTV, encoded by the exons ATGGACCTCACACCACCGGACCTAAACCCAGCCAAAAGGTCGAGGCCAAACAGCCCCGAGCTACCAGATTATGCAATTGATATCATGCGCCATGTAGATATCAATGAACGAAGACTCTATTGCAAAAGGGCAGAGGAGATCAAAAATAGGTGGCTGGAAG GGATGGGGAAAATTGCTTCTTCTTATCCAAAGGAAGTCTTACACAGTCGGCCAAAATTTGATCCTTCAAAACCTTTGCCAAAGGGATATGCATGGACTTCTTACCGCCCTAAGAGTGACCATAAAGCTTTTGCTGTTAAGATGCATTGCATTGGTTGCGGCCTGGGTTTGGATCACTGGCCTGATGACTGCCCAGAAAAGGGTACTGAAGAGTACGAGAGGAATTTCGCCTTACTTCTTGAGCCTAATTCtgattctgatgatgatgagacCGAGACCGAGACCAAGACCAAGACTGAGAGTGTGACCGTGTAG
- the LOC133718874 gene encoding uncharacterized protein LOC133718874, which produces MPNTNPNPAMSLNPTSSPTDLNPAKKSKPNSPELREYELPECQIDADVLKLLPEERMRRSWLAFGEELKKNPPPKGVLPHGPKFDPSQPLPKGYAWSSYIPGSGIKSFPVRMHCIGCGVAGDHWPDDCPKKGTEEFKRNFTSIVENYLHETEKRTKTK; this is translated from the exons ATGCCAAACACTAACCCTAACCCAGCCATGAGCCTGAACCCCACATCCTCACCAACGGACCTGAACCCAGCCAAGAAGTCGAAGCCGAACAGCCCCGAGCTGCGAGAATATGAACTTCCCGAGTGCCAGATAGATGCCGATGTTCTAAAACTCTTGCCAGAAGAAAGGATGCGAAGGAGTTGGTTGGCCTTTGGCGAAG AGTTGAAGAAAAATCCTCCTCCAAAGGGAGTCTTACCCCATGGACCAAAATTCGATCCTTCACAACCTTTACCAAAGGGATATGCATGGAGTTCTTACATCCCTGGGAGTGGAATTAAATCTTTTCCTGTTAGGATGCATTGCATTGGCTGTGGCGTGGCTGGAGATCACTGGCCTGATGACTGCCCAAAAAAGGGTACCGAAGAGTTCAAGAGGAATTTCACCAGTATTGTCGAGAATTATCTTCATGAGACCGAGAAAAGGACCAAGACCAAGTAG